ACAGCAGCCCCAGCTCACCGGACCGTATAAGGAACGTCCAGCGAGCTTCGGCGGGTACACCTTTCGGCTGATCTCATAAGCGGCTCCTTAGCGCCTCCATCAGCGTACTGATCGCACCCGCGACCTCTACCTCACCATCAATGGATGAGGTGTATCTATTGTCTATGAAATTATGAACAACACAACTTAACACCGTGTGTCCTGTTTAGTAAACAGACAATCAGTATAACGCGCATGGTTTTTCAGTGCAATAACAATTGTTGGATGTGAGGTCTAAGAGACCACTATTCCTCTTTTTTGTTACGGCCAGCCATCTGCTGCCATACCGTTCCAGCAGCCTGTTCGCCCGATTCGATCCGTTCCAGAGCCATCTTGGCCTGCAGGCTGACTTCGAATTCGGGATCATCGGCTGCAACTCGCAAGGCTTGTTCTGCTTCTTCTGTTCCGACCTCATATAGAAAACGAGCTGCACGCCAGCGTACAAGTTTACTTTTATCGGATAACGTGGCTGTCATAGCTGGGGTTGCAGCAGGGTCACCGATATCAGACAGGGTGTCACCGGCAGTACGGCGTACCGCAGGAGAACTGTCCTGGAGTGCTTCATACAGCAATTCCATCGCTTCCGGTGTACGAATGTCACCCAGGTATACGACAGCCAAGCGACGTATCTGCATTTTGTTGTCATGCAAGGCATGGGCTACGAGAGGCAGTCTTTCTGCCGTAGGCTCCATGCCGTCAAATGCCGCATAGCGAACATTCCAGTCCTCGTTTCGCAGAGCCTCTTCAAGTTCGGCTCCATCCAATTCACGGCGGCGCTCCACGAATTCTTCGGATTTGGTACCATGTTCAATGGCCTGTTTGATAACCTGCTCGAGTCGTTCCGGGGGATAAGCGGCTTCCAATTCCTGTTCGACTTCACGTGCGATGTCCGGTAACTCGCCATATCGAACGCCGTAATCACTCAGTTTACGTTCTTTGATCATTGTTGCACTGGCGACTTCTGTCACGGCTTTGACAAAACGATCTGACAACGAGATTCGTTCTTCCTTGACCCCGGCCTTGACCCTAATTTGCATCGGTACGCCACGGAAGAATTGTACAAATACCTGTGCTTCTCCGAAGTGCTCGCCTGAACCATCTTCGGATTCAATCCAGTCCAGATCAATGCCTTGCTGTCCAAGGCGATTTTGGACTTCGCCCAAGATAACGGACCAGTCGGCATTTCCTTTACGATCAAGTGCCACAAAGTCTGTTGTGTGGAACACACTCTTCACACCGGGAATATGAAGCATCTGGCGAATGAACGCCGGAGCAGATCGTTCGTTGTCCAGAGTATATGTTTTGCGAATTCCGTCCTCCAGACGTTCATCGAGATGTAACATCATCGTATTTGGACTCGGTGTTGGTTCAATGGAAACAATATTCATCAATGTAACCTCCTATAGTACCAGATTCATCTTTAACTTCCCGTAAATTAAATCACACGGGTATTTCTCTATTTTACATCAATGTGTGGAATCTGCGAAATCATCCAGAAGTGAAGTGGACGTTTCTAACACTTAATGTGAAGAAGTACGAAATTTGTTAACACTTCTTTCATGTTCACGCACAAACATTTTTAAACGAAAATTGACACAATAAAGATAAGAATCAACTGGAGGTTATACCTATGGAACCCATTACCGTGCTCTCGGATGGAAAACGTCGTATTGCATATGAGAATATTATTCAATTGTTCAGGAACTGGATTGAGGACTCAACATCCGGTTCTGCGATAGAAACACATCGGGGAAGTTGGGAAAATGCCCGTTATTGTATTGTTGATTATCACGTTGCCGAAGAAGCGGTGTCAGCAGCAAATGCCATTCGGGCTTTTATGCCACAACTTCCGTTACTGGTCATTACAGATTTCCAATCCCTTATTCGGAAGCGTCACCTACAACAGATTACAGGTGCGGGTGAGATGAAGATGATTCTCTGGAACGAGCAAGACCCGAATCAACTGATCAAGGATATGGAAAATTGGTTGCATTCTTCGTCTATCCATAAATCAGAAATAGCCATACCACCCATCTTATCCATGAGATAAAAGAGGGATATGGCCAAAAGTGTTTAACTTTTTAATCGTTACGATCGTATTAGATCACATATTTATAGCCTGTTCCCCAAACCGTCTTAATATAACGTGGGTTCTTGGGGTCAGGCTCAATTTTTTTACGCAGACTTGAGATATGAACATCAATGGTACGATCCAAATAAGCGCGTTCGGAGCCTTTGATGCGATCCATCAGCTCATTGCGGGTGAACACTTTACCCGGATTGCGGTACAATTCCTTCATAATCTCAAACTCAATATGAGTGACCTCGATTTCAACGCCATCCACAAACAGAGTTCTCCTGTATTCATTCACATTCACATGTCCAGTAACCTCTGCCTGCTTGTCTTCTTTTACCGGTTTATCCTTATAGGAAATGATTGATCTTCGCAGCAGTGCTTTAATCCGGGCATCCAACTCTTTCAAACTAAATGGTTTGCACAGAAAGTCATCCGCACCATTATGTAATGCACGAAGTCGATCATTCAGCATGGTGCTTGCCGAGATCATCAGAATGGGCACAGTGGAGTGCTGGCGAAAGGCTTCTACGAGATCATTTCCATCCATTTCAGGAAGCATGAGATCCGTTACAACAATATCCGGCTGGAATTGTGGAAACAGTTGAAGTGCCTCGCGGGCATGATGAACCCGTTCAGTGATGTATCCTTCCTCCTCAAGAAAGAAAGCAATCATGTCGGCCAGATTTTTCTCATCTTCTATAAGAAGTACTTTGATAGTCATAGGGTCACACTCCTGGTGAAAATAATATGTTAAGAAAATGCTAAAAAAACAAGGTGAATTGCGAATAAATGCCGCAAATTTTTTAATGTTTCTATCCCAAAATATAGGATGTATATGTAGAGAAAGAATAAGCTTTTTGCATGAACTTCAATATTCTAGCATGAATGCAGTTTGGTTGCCGATCAATCAGAATTTCCCAAAGCTACACCAAGTATTAATTACAGTATAATGGATCAGAACGAGTTAAGGGGAAAAAAAGTAATATTGTATCCGCTTAAGTTTATAGGGGGAACCAACGTTGTTGTTGAAAACAGAAGAAACAATGATCCATGAGGGCAATTGCTTATGGATCGTATAAAGGCAAGACAAATGCTGGATTGGGTCGTGTTGAAGCTGAGAATACCCTGGATTGGGACCAGCATTCTGATTATTCTGGGCTCACTAAGCACTATTTTTCCGTTTACTTTATTCTATGGTGTACAGTTTATGATTGGTAGCGCGGCAGCACTCGTTGCTCTTCGTTTGCATGGGGCCATCTATGGATTTTTCACCCTTACAGTTATCCATCTCCTGAATACCGTCTTTGTCGGCTTTGTGCCGCACAATTTAACTGTCATGCTTGCCCACTTTATGGAATTAATCTGGATGCTCGTTTGGCAGATCCGCTGGAAGAATGGCAGCTTAATCAAGGCTAATGCTGTCTTTTGGGTAGTGATGTTACTTCCTGTTATCTATGCCGGGCATTTTATGTTGGGTTTAAATATAGACGATTTGAAGTATGAGTATATGTATATTGCTGTGATTGGTATGGTGAATGCGCTGATTGCGGGAATTGTAGTTGATTTTTGGATCACCACGGGTGAACACAAATCAAAACGCATGGGAACCATTCCACTAACAAGAATTGCTTTTAAATACGTAGTCGCCTTTGTGGTTTTTGTTTCTCTCGTACTGTTATCTGCAGATAGCCGCAGACAATTGGGTCAAATGAATGATGCCATATTACGTGATATGAAATATGCAGCAACTGCGGTTGTTCAGGACATTGATGAAGAGTATGTAACCTCCGAGAATATGGATCAGAATATGGCGCGTTATCATCATCTACTGGGTGTGAATGTGATTCTGCTAGATCGGAATGATACAGTCGTCGCTTCTGGAATGAATACACTTCAGGCGGGCGATTACCTGGACATGGACAGATTCCGTCTTCTGAAATCAAGGGATAACCTCTTTCTGTTAAGTTCCGCAAATATCCATTACAGTGATGTATTGGATCACTGGAAACAAGCCTCTTTTATCTATGAAGCAGAAATGACAAGGTTAACACCTTATCGGGTATTCATTGTGACCGACTCGTCCAAGTATTACCCCCGAATCGAATCCATTTATCTGACCACGCTGCAATCCCTGTTCATCATCATCGTGGCTTCCATGATCGTAGCGGCTCCTCTCAGCAGTAAGGTTGTTAGCCCGCTGTTAAGACTGACCAGGATGACAGGCTCTCTTCCGAGACTGCTGTTTCGAAATGGGAAGATGGAGTGGCCAA
The nucleotide sequence above comes from Paenibacillus sp. W2I17. Encoded proteins:
- a CDS encoding virulence factor; its protein translation is MNIVSIEPTPSPNTMMLHLDERLEDGIRKTYTLDNERSAPAFIRQMLHIPGVKSVFHTTDFVALDRKGNADWSVILGEVQNRLGQQGIDLDWIESEDGSGEHFGEAQVFVQFFRGVPMQIRVKAGVKEERISLSDRFVKAVTEVASATMIKERKLSDYGVRYGELPDIAREVEQELEAAYPPERLEQVIKQAIEHGTKSEEFVERRRELDGAELEEALRNEDWNVRYAAFDGMEPTAERLPLVAHALHDNKMQIRRLAVVYLGDIRTPEAMELLYEALQDSSPAVRRTAGDTLSDIGDPAATPAMTATLSDKSKLVRWRAARFLYEVGTEEAEQALRVAADDPEFEVSLQAKMALERIESGEQAAGTVWQQMAGRNKKEE
- a CDS encoding response regulator transcription factor yields the protein MTIKVLLIEDEKNLADMIAFFLEEEGYITERVHHAREALQLFPQFQPDIVVTDLMLPEMDGNDLVEAFRQHSTVPILMISASTMLNDRLRALHNGADDFLCKPFSLKELDARIKALLRRSIISYKDKPVKEDKQAEVTGHVNVNEYRRTLFVDGVEIEVTHIEFEIMKELYRNPGKVFTRNELMDRIKGSERAYLDRTIDVHISSLRKKIEPDPKNPRYIKTVWGTGYKYVI